In Parasegetibacter sp. NRK P23, the genomic stretch ACTGAGGGCGCCAAGCTTGTCCCCAACACGGCCCCTTTTGTAAGTCCGATAGGTGGGTGGACGCTCACGGCAACTCCAAACGGCCCCTTTACCAATAACAGTTCAGTAGAAAGCATTTTCTCCATTAGAAATGACGCGTTGGATAACACAGGTACAAATGGGGCGCTTCCCAGTATGTATGGCGCCGCGAACCTGGGTGCAAGAGGACTTATAGCTGTTTCTCCGATCATCTGGAACAACGGAGGCTGGCTTTGTGATGATATCCGCAGAACAAGCTTATATACTACAGGCGTTAACGCGAATGGCGCATCCACCTTTAATTATTTTACCACGAAGTATTCAAGGTATACCACACGCGAAGACTTCGCCCCGCAAATCAGGTACGCCGAAGTGTTGCTTATGCTGGCCGAAGCTGAAGCGCGCCAGGCCGCAGGTGTTTCTACCCGCGCGATCTCACTGTTGAATGCGGTTAGAAACCGGGCCCTCGCCAATCCGACTACACAGCAATATACAGCAGCAAGTTTCGCTACCAAAGTTGATCTTGTAAGGGCTATCCTGCTGGAAAGGAGAATTGAATTCCTCTGCGAAGGGAAACGTTGGGGTGATATTCACAGGAATGTGATGGATGCTAATTACACAACAAGCGGTATCCCCGCGAAATACCAGAACGCATCACAGGGGGCTTCCATCTACAGTTGTGGTGGCGCCATCAACGCTACACAAGCGGCCGTTCCTTATGCAGACTTTAAATTTGTCTGGCCGATTCCTGCGAGTGAAGTGGTGCAGAACCCTATTATAGAGCAAAATCCAGATTACTAGAACATAGTTCATTCACTTTATGAGAAGGGCTTTCCGCATGGGAAGCCCTTTTTTTGTGTAGGTCATAGAGCGTTTCACCTATATGGCTTAAATATATAGTCAGAATTTTATATAATTATTGACTTTGTAAATTAATACTTTAACTAATTTTTTTAACAAACTTTTCTAGTTCATCGTTTTTACCCATTTTCCTAAGCAGCGGAAAAACTATATTTGTGGTCTTGTTAAGACTTTTCGTTAAGTAATGGTTAAACTTTTGCGAGACGAAATGGTTATTTTACTTAAATTTTAACATCATCATGAGAAAACTTGTATTACTTCTTCTGGGGGTATTGTTCCTATGCGGACAACTGCTCGCCCAAAACCGGACCATCACCGGGAAAGTGATCGATGAACAGGGCAATCCGATCTCCAACGTTTCAGTTATTATCAAAGGCACTTCTACCGGCACATCAACCTCAAGTGATGGCGCTTATTCTATCAGCGTAGCCCCAGGTGCCAGGTTTTTAGTGTTTTCCGCTGTTGGATTCGCGGAAACGGAGGTAAGTATCGGGGATCGTTCCGTTGTAAACGCTTCTTTAAGATTAGAAGACAAAGATCTTACGGAAGTTGTGGTAGTGGGCTATAGCAATACCACTAAAGAGGCTTTTACCGGATCGGCGAAAGTGGTATCTGGAGAACTGTTGAACAATAAAGCGGTTTCAAACATTTCCCAGTCATTAGCTGGTGAGGTTGCCGGTGTGCGTGTTATCAATACTACCGGACAGCCAGGTGCTTCGGCCACCGTGCGTATCCGCGGTTTTGGTTCCGTAAACGGGAACAGGGCGCCTCTTTACGTGATTGACGGCGTTCCTTATTCTGGGAACCTCAACGCGATTAACATGGCCGATGTAGAATCTACTACAGTGCTGAAAGATGCCGCGGCTACGGCCATTTATGGTGCCCGCGGAGCGAATGGTGTAATTATTATCACTACACGCACGGGAAAAAGTAAGCGGCCCTTCATTGAAGTAGATGGTAGAATAGGCACAAACTTTTCCGCGTTACCAAGGTATAACAAACTTACTTCTCCGGAACAATACATCGGGCTTGCATGGGAGTCCATGTACAATTTCGGCGTTATTGATGGTGCAGCGGATCCAACCGCTTATGCGAATACCAACCTTTTTTCCGCTAATGGCATAGACCCCAAATATAATTTATGGAATGTAGCCAACGGTGGAGAATTGATTGACCCCACTACCAGAACCGTAAGACCAGGTGTTACCAGGAAATATGATCCTGAAAATTGGGAAGATTACGGTTTTCAGTCATCTACACGTCAGGAGGTTAACTTGAAGTTGGGCGGAGGCGATGCTAAATCGAACTATTATACGTCTTTAGGCTATTTGAATGATGTAGGTTATTCCATCAACTCAGATTTCAAGCGACTTTCCGCAAGGCTCAATATCAATCAGGAAGTAAAACGCTGGCTGACGGCATCCATGAATATTGGTTACGCTAATACGGAAACCAATAACAACGGCCAGGAATCTAACTCGAATAGCATATTCTGGTTCGTAGATAACTTGCCTCCCATTTATCCTTTATTCCTGAGGGATGCCAACGGAAACTTTGTTCCGGATCCTATTTTTGGAGGCAATCAGTTTGATTATGGAGAAGACAGGGGCTTTGGCGGGTTAACTAACGCTATCGCAGACGCAACGCTAAATACATTGAGGGCGAAACGCAATGAACTTAACGGTAACTCTTCTTTAAACTTTAAGTTTACTGATTACTTAAGTTTTGAAACAAGACTGGGTGTGCAATACTACAATAACGCATACGTCAATCTTACCAATAAGTTTTATGGTTCCGCCGCATCTCAGAATGGAAGTGTTTTTCAAACCAAAACTGAGTTGTTAAATACCAACTTCTTACAGATGTTGCGGTTTAATAAGGAGTTCGGATCTCATGGAATTGAAGCCCTTGTTGCGCATGAAGCCACGGATTGGCGCCAAAGCATAGCTTCCGCTTCAAGGTATAATCTTGTATCAAACGATATTCCGGAACTCAATAATGGTGTAGTTTCTAATCCTTCTACCTCTTATTCAAATGCCTTTAAGCTGGAAAGCTATTTTGCGCAAATCAATTATGACAAGGATAATACCTACTATCTTTCCGCTACAGCAAGAAGAGATGGTTCATCACGTTTCGTAAAAGATAAGTGGGGAAATTTCGGTTCTATTGGTGCCGGTTGGGTTATCTCCAATAACGCTTTTATGGATAAGTTCACGATCATAGACTTTCTTAAACTCAAAGCCAGCTATGGTCTTATAGGGGAACAGGAAGGTATCGGATTCTATCCTGGTTACGACCGGTTTAACGTGGATAACCTGAATGATAATCCCGCATTTTCTTTTGATTCTAAAGGTAATCCTGATCTTACATGGGAAACTTCCCAAATGTTTCAGGCAGGCCTTGAATTCAGGCTTGGGCAGTTCCTAACAGGTTCGGTTGATTATTATGTAAAAAATACTAAAGACCTGATTTTCGACCGAAGAGTTGGACCATCTATCGGTTATGCGCTTATTAAAGTAAATGATGGTGTACTTCGTAATCAGGGACTTGAGTTTGACCTTACAGGGCATATCATCAAGAAAAAGGATACTTACATTGATTTGAACATCAATGGTGAAACCTTTAAGAACAAGATTATTGAAATGCCAATCGATCCATCTACCGGTGAGCAAAAAGTTATTGATGTACAAGCTCCGTTTGGTTGGGCAAAAGGGAAATCAATTTATGATTTCTATATGAGAGACTTCGCTGGTGTTGATCCGGCTGATGGAACAAGCACATGGGTACTTTACTACGATGATCTGAACAATAATGATATCGCAGACGCGGGAGAAGGAATCGCGAACATGGCCACCTTCCTTGCTGCAAATCCAAGCAAAGAAAGTTCTCTTAAGCAAACAACCACCAAAGCCTATTCTTCTGCAACCCAGTACTATGTTGGAAAATCCGCTATTCCTAAATTAAGAGGAGCGGCCAACCTGCGTGCGGGATGGAAGAACTTCAACCTTGCCGTTCAAATGTTGTATAGTTTTGGAGGTTATGCAAATGATGGGGCTTATGCATCGCTGATGGATAACGGCATTATCGGCACCAACAACTGGCACGCAGACATGTTCAACAGATGGCAAAAGGCTGGAGATATTACCGATGTACCCCGCCTATCTAACTCCGAAGACCAAAACGTGATTTCAACCTCTACACGATTCCTTACCAAGTCGAACTTCCTGGCCTTGAACAACATCAGACTTGGTTATGATTTACCTGCAGCACTTATGGCAAGACTTGGAGTTGGAAGCGCTTCCTTCTGGGTGTCTGGTGATAACCTTTGGATTCATTCAGCAAGAAAAGGATTCAATCCATCTACTTCTGAAAGCGGAGCGAGCAGTATCTATAATTACGCGCCACTTACAACTGTTACGGTTGGTCTTAAAGTAAGGCTCTAACTTTAAACATTAAATATTATGAAAGCAAAATATTGGATAACGGTGGGACTTGCTGGTTCTATCGCACTCACAGGATGTAAAAAAGATTTTCTTGAAGCTGAACCTTCTCAGTTTGTTTCTGCGGAGCAATTACAACGTGCATCGGAGCAAGATCCTGGCCTTTTGAATGGTAACATCGCTGGTTTATATACCACGATGTATAATACAGGGGTTGGGGGAACTACCGGGCACGACGATTTCGGCCAAAAGGGAATTGATATTTACACCGACATGCTCTGCTCTGATATGGTGTTGGGTGGTGTGAACTACGGGTGGTATGAAACAGTTGCCAGGTATCAGTCTACACTTGACTTCACAAGAAATGAAGCTTATATTCCCTGGAGGTATTATTACAGGATTATTTTTGGTGCGAATATTATAATCGATGCCTTAGGTGGTACCGATTTCGAACCAACAGAGGAAGATAAACGACAAATCATGGGCCAGTCAAAAGCCATGCGTGCTTATGGTTATTTTTATCTCTCTCAATTGTATGCGAAAGAATATGGTGACGGGAACGCTAAAACACTGCCAATTTACAAAGACACAAAGGTTCCCAACCAGCCAAAGAGCACTACAAAAGAGGTGTATGACCTTATGATTTCGGATTTGGAAGAGGCCATTACATACCTGGACGGGTTTACCAGAACTACAAAAGATCAGGTGGATCAGAATGTAGCCAAAGGGCTTCTAGCTTATGTGCTCGCATCAAGAGGCACGTCAGCTGATTGGGCCCGGGTAGAAACGCTAACGGCAGAAATTACCGCCGAATACCCTGTTACGCGGAAGAGTGAAGCAGTTGGGGTTGTAACCGCCCTTAGCGGAGTTCCGGCTACAAATCCTGAATCAGGGTTTAACAATATTGCTACGGCAAGCTGGATATGGGGTGTAGACCTTACTTTGGCAAGTGACATTGATCTCATCTCCTGGTGGGGCCAGGTGGATTATTTTACCTATAGCTATGCATGGGCCGGAGACCCAAAGGTTATGGACAGAGGTCTCTATAACACAATGCGTACCGACGACATCAGAAGGGGACAATTCCATTCTACCATGCGCCCGCTCTATAAATTCTTTGCGCCAGCAAGGGTGATCGGAGGACAGCGGCAGGTAACAACAGATCTTTTGTACATGAGAGCGGATGAGTTTTATATTTTGAACGCAGAAGCTAAAGCACGCCAAAGCAGAGATAACGATGCCAGAACTGCGCTCAAAAACTATCTTACTACCGCGGAAAGAATTGCTGATGTGTCTTATATTGATGCACTGTCCGGACAAAGTTTGCTCAATGAAATATACCTGCAAACACGTCTCGAATTTTGGGGTGAAGGTAAATCCTACCTGGCTATGAAGCGCAATAAAGCAACAATTACAAGAGGTACTAATCACTTGTTTAACGCGGGACAATCTTATCAGTATAATGCTAATGAGTTGACATTCCTTATTCCACAGGCGGAAGTTCTAAACAACCCCGTACTTAACGACTAGGTCAGCTTTAAACAGTGAGGAATAAAATAGGGCGCATCAATCATTTTGATGCGCCCTATTTATTTAGTATTTCTCGCCTACACCGCCACATTATGGTGCATCTTCCTGAACTGTTCCGGTGTTATCATCGCGTACTTCTTAAAAAATCTGCAGAAATAGGAATTGTCATCAAAATTCAGCTCACTAGCAATCTCGCTCACCGTATTGTCCGAATGCAGCAGCAATCTTTTCGCCTCCAGCATAATGCGCTCACGGATATGCTCACCTGCTGATTTACCCGTCACTTTCGTACACACGGCATTCAGGTAATTGGGCGTAATGCACAACCGAGCCGCGTAATCCTTCACGCCTTTCATCACCTTGAATTTCTCGTTGATCAGGTGCTCAAACTTCTGCACGATCATCTGGCTGTGTTTGTCTGCCACCTGTTCGTTCAGCGGAACGTAGCTGCGGTTGATCTCTACCAGTAATATGTTCAGGTACGATTTTAACACCTTCTCCTTATCCGTTTTTTTACCGGTATATTCCTCGTCCATTTTACGGAACAGGTAACTGAATTGTTCCATCTGGCCGGGTTCCAGGTGCAGGTAGGGAAGGTGTTGGTTGTAATTGAAGAAAGGAAATTCGAAAAGGTTATTGCTGTTGTACCGGAGCGTAAAGAATTCCGACGTGAACAGCAGCATATAGCCCTGTGCGTTGTGCAGTGTTTTCCAGGAATGGATTTGTCCGGGATACATGAAGAAAATGCTGCCGGGCTGTAGTTCGTAAGTTTTGAAGTCGATATCATGGGCGCCGCCGCCACCGGTTACCAGCAGGAGCATGTAAAAATCGTGGCGGTGCGGACGGGTGAAGGATTCTACCCTTGAGGAGAATTCTTCCAGCTGGGTGATCTCAAAATGGAGCCCTTGCTGGCTGGGTTGTGTTCTTACCTCTTCCAGGGTTACCAGGGGGATCACCTTCTCCATGTTCTCTTTGGCGGTTCTCATAAAGATTTGCGTAGATGGTTACGAAGATAGGTAAAAAATACCAGTTTGAAATAATTTGTCCCATAGTCGGCAGATAATCCCCCAATCCTGGTCCGCGATAGATAAACCCGGTGATGAAGATCAGTTTTTTCCCTGACGTCCATCAGTTTTATCACCTGCCCGCCCCGGTATTTTCGTACCAAATTCCCGTATCGGTATGCCGGAGATCGCTTCTTCTTCTAAAATCACCTGTTTTCACTGTGGCGATGATTGCGCGGGTAACCCTGTTGTGCTCGACGGAAAAGCCTTCTGTTGCGAAGGCTGCAAAACGGTATATGGTATTTTGAACAAGGAAGGGCTGTGTGATTATTACAGCCTGAACCCGAACCCTGGTGTGAACAGAAAAGAAATCCCCAGGAAAGACAAGTTCAGTTTCCTCGACAACGACGAAATCGTTTCCAAACTCATTGATTTTAAAGATGATGAGCAGATGCAGGTACTGCTTTACCTGCCACAGATCCATTGTAGTTCCTGCCTTTGGCTCCTCGAAAACCTCCACAAGCTTAACGACGGGGTGATCGGTGCAAAAGTGGACTTCACCCGGAAAGAAATCCGCGTCCGTTTCCGGTACATAAGTCTTTCCCTCCGGGAACTGGCCGAGCTGCTCACCAGTATCGGCTACGAACCTTACATCAGTTTAAACAGCATCACCGGGAAAAAACCGCCTTCCAATAAAGGGCTTATTTATCGTTTAGGCATCGCCGGGTTCTGCTTCGCGAACATCATGCTGATGAGTTTTCCCGAATACCTGGGATTGCCCGAGGCGGAGGCCATGCTGGGAAAACTGTTCCGTTACCTCAACCTGTTGTTGTCGTTGCCCGTATTTTTCTACTCCGCCACCACGTTTTTTCACTCGGCCTGGGGCGCGTTAAAAGCACGCTACCTCAATATCGACGCACCCATAGCGCTGGCGCTCATCGTTACTTTCGCCCGCAGTGTATACGAGGTGCTTTCCGGTACAGGCGCGGGTTATTTTGATTCCATGAGCGGCATCGTTTTCTTTATGCTCGCCGGTCGTGTGCTGCAGGACCGTACCTACCGTAAACTATCTTTTGAACGGGATTATTCTTCCTATTTCCCTTTAGGCGTAACGGTATTAAAAGGAGAGGAGGAAAAAGCCATTCCGCTGCCCGATATTCAACTCAACGATACATTGCTGATCCACTATGCCGAACTGGTTCCGGCAGACGGCATTCTTACAAGAGGAAAGGCCCTGATCGATTATAGTTTCGTAACCGGCGAATCCGTTCCCGTGGAAAAAGAAATGGGCGAAATTATTTATGCGGGCGGAAAGCAGGTGGGTGGTAACATTGAAATGCTGGTGATACGAGAAGTGACGCAAAGCTACCTGACCAGCCTCTGGAACAGGAACGAAGAAAATTCCGTTGATAAACAGACTTCTTTCGTGGAAACCATCAGCAGGTATTTTACCATCGTGGTACTGGCCATTGCATTGTCCGCAGCAGTGTTCTGGTATATAAAGGACCAGTCTGTGGTGTGGAACGCGGTTACCGCCGTACTCATTGTCGCATGTCCATGCGCGTTACTTTTGTGCCACACCTTTACCAATGGGAACATGTTGCGCCTGTTCAGCCGCAAAGGGCTTTACCTGCGCAACGCCGCGGCCATCGAAAGAATGGCGGGCACCACCTTCATTGTATTCGACAAAACGGGAACGCTTACTTCTTCCATTAGTAAGGAAATCAGTTTCGAAGGCGATCACCTCTGTTCTAAAACAAAAGAAAAGATCGCTGCGCTGGCGGCGCAATCCACCCACCCGCTCAGTAAAAGCATCGTACGTTTCCTGGATGTGAAAGGACGTCGTTCCGTAAATGGTTTCCGCGATGTGCCCGGCCAGGGCATTGAAGGCATTGTGGAAGGCGACCTGGTGAGCCTGGGTTCCGCGCGGTTCGTGCTGGGAAAAACACCGGGTTCCAACGAAACATCCGTATATGTTTCCATTGAAAATAAAGTACTGGGAAGATTTGTGTTCAGGAACGAATACCGCCAGGGTGTGCAGGAACTGGTCGCTTCCCTCAAAAGGCAGGTCAAACTCGCGGTGTTGAGTGGCGACAATGACGCTGAACGTCCGCTCCTCGAACAACTTCTCGGCACCGATGTGCCCATGCGTTTCAAACAGCAACCGGATGATAAACTGCATTTCATCCGGCAACTCAGGGCACGGGGTGAAAACGTAATGATGATCGGCGACGGGCTGAATGACGCGCCCTCACTCCGGGCCGCCGATACAGGCATCGCCATTACCGACGATACCAATCTTTTCACACCGGCCAGCGATGCTATCCTTGAAGGGAAATCGCTTGGCGATACCGCACGCTTTATTCGCATGGCCAAAGCTTCACGCCGCATCATACTTTCTGCCTTTGCCTTTTCCATCCTGTACAACATTATTGGGATCTCCTTCGCCGTATGCGGCCTGCTCAGTCCTATGATCGCGGCCATCCTAATGCCCGCAAGTTCCATCTCCATCCTGCTCATTACCTACGGATGCACTTCCTGGTTAGGCAGAAAGAAAGCTGACTAAGATCATACTTCGGCTTGAGCCATGTCATTTCCATGTCATAATCCGGAAGCTACTTTTGTTACTGTAAATAACCCCTGATCCCTATCCCGGAAAACCACCCAAACCGTAACAAACATGCAGATCATTCTCCTCTTACTTATCATCTCGCTCTCCATAGCGGCGCTCTTCCTGGGCGCCTTCCTATGGAGCGTGCGCACGGGGCAGTATGAAGATGAAGAAGCGCCTCCGGTAAGGATTTTATTCGACGATCAACCTAAAACAAATACTCCCTGACCATGCAAGCAGAGCAATTTTATTACGACAACCGGATTGTAAAGTGGTTCGCCTACGCCACCATGTTCTGGGGCATCATCGGGATGCTCGCGGGCTTGTACGCGGCCATCGCCATGTATTACCCCGCCATCAGTTTCGATTTCGCGCCCACTACTTTCGGCCGCCTGAGGCCCGTGCACACCAACGCAGTCATCTTCGCGTTCGTGGGCAACGGTATTTTCATGGGTGTGTACTATTCACTGCAACGCCTGTGCAAGGCCAGGATGTTCAGCGATAAATTATCGAATATCCACTTCTGGGGATGGCAGCTCATCATCGTGGTGGCCGCCATCACACTGCTCCTCGGTTACACTACCGGTAAAGAATATGCGGAGCTGGAATGGCCGGTGGACATCGCCATCACATTGGTATGGGTATTGTTCGGCATCAACATGTTCGGCACCATCATCAAAAGAAGGGAATCGCATCTGTATGTGGCCATCTGGTTCTACATCGCCACCTGGGTTACGGTGGCCATGCTGCACATCGTGAACTCTTTTGAAATGCCGCTTACGCTTTTCAAAAGTTATTCCTGGTACGCCGGGGTACAGGATGCCCTGGTGCAGTGGTGGTACGGGCACAACGCCGTGGCCTTCTTCCTGACCACGCCTTACCTCGGGTTGATGTATTATTTTCTGCCTAAAGCAGCCAACAGACCGGTATATTCCTACCGCCTTTCCATCATACACTTCTGGGCGCTCATCTTTATTTATATATGGGCCGGTCCACACCATCTGTTATATACTTCTTTGCCAGACTGGGCACAGTCGCTGGGCGTGGTATTCTCCGTGATGCTCATCGCGCCATCCTGGGGTGGTATGCTGAACGGGTTGTTCACGCTCCGCGGCGCATGGGATAAGGTTCGTGAAGAACCGGTGCTGAAGTTTCTCGTGGTAGCCATCACCTGTTATGGTATGGCCACTTTTGAAGGACCGATGCTTTCGTTGAAAAACGTGAACGCCATCGCGCACTTCACCGACTGGATCGTAGCGCACGTACACGTTGGCGCGCTGGGCTGGAACGGCTTCCTCACCTTCGGTGTGATCTACTGGCTGGTGCCTAAGATGTGGAACACTTCACTTTACTCTAAAAAACTGGCGGGAACACATTTCTGGATCGGCACCATCGGTATTGTGCTCTATGCTGTACCGTTGTACTGGGCAGGCTTCGCGCAAAGCAGCATGTGGAAACAGTTCACGGAAGAAGGACAACTGAAATACCAGTTCCTGGAAACCGTTACCAATATCCTTCCCCTGTACATCACGCGCAGTGTGGGCGGAACCCTTTACCTGGCGGGTGTTTTCATCATGGTGTACAATATCGCGAAAACGGTAAAGAAAGGAAGTTTTGTGGCCAACGAAGCCGTAGAAGCCGCTCCGCTTCCGAAGAACCCCGTATTGCATGGCAAAGAACACTGGCACCGCTGGATCGAGAAACGCCCGGTTCAGATGCTGGTATGGAGCCTTGTGGTGGTGGCCATTGGCGGCGCGCTGGAAATGGTGCCCACCTTCCTGGTAAAATCGAATGTGCCTACCATCAGCAGCGTGAAACCCTATACCCCGCTTGAATTGCATGGCCGTGATATTTATATCCGTGAAGGATGTTATACCTGTCACTCGCAAATGGTGCGTCCGTTCAGGGATGAGGTGGCGCGTTACGGAGAATACTCCAAAGCAGGTGAGTTCGTGTACGATCACCCGTTCCAGTGGGGATCGAAAAGAACCGGTCCCGACCTCGCGCGCATTGGCGGAAAGTATCCCGATTCCTGGCACTACAACCACATGCTGGAACCGGCTTCTATGTCGCCGGGCTCGGTGATGCCTACTTACGGCTGGCTCTTTAAACAGAATATTGATACCACGCTTACGCCGGGTATGATCCGGGTGATGCAGAAGCTGGGTGTGCCTTACGAAGAGGGCTACGATGCCCAGGCGAATAAGGACCTGGTGGAACAGGCTTCAGCCATCAAAGGACGCCTTGCCGGCGATAAAATAAAAGTAGGGGAACAACGGGAGATCGTGGCGTTGATCGCGTACCTCCAGCGCATGGGAACCGATATTAAAGTTTCAGCAGTAACGCAAAAATAAACAGCCATGAAATTCATCAACTATATCGAATCCATCAGTGGCGTAAGCATCTTCGGATTGATCTCGCTGCTGCTCTTCACCGGGTTCTTCAGCCTGATGCTGGTCTGGACCCTCAAAGCCGACAAGCGATTGATAGAAGAGATAAGTCATATTCCACTTGACCCCGAACAGAACCACTAACCGCAAACTCATTTGTATGTTTTCCATATCTATGCTTCAGAAATATATTCCGGCCCTGTGCTTAACGGCGCTGCTCCTCCCCACGCAACTCCGCGCGGAGGGGCCGCCCCGTCCTTCTGAAATCGAACACCCCGTAGCTATTGTATTGCTGGTGGTAATCGTTGGATTACTCATCGCCATCGGCGTACTCGCTAATGTGGTACTGGGTGCCTCCCAGGTGTTCAGGGAAAAAATGGAGAAGCTGAAAAAAGCCGCGCAAGCCACTACCATACTTTTCCTGCTCTTTATGGCGGTCCCCGCTTTCGCGCAGGAGGAAACAGCACAACCCGCGGCCGTACCTTTCCAGGCTGTGGAAGGACTTTCAAATTTTTCCTTCTTCACCATGATGTCCATCATCGCCCTGGAACTTATCATCATCGTGGCGCTTCTTTTCAACCTCCGTTTTTTACTCGGATTACAAAAAGTAAAAACACCGGTTGCTGAAGCGGAAAAAAAACAGGGCCCATCCTGGTTTGAGAAATGGAACGGTTTTGTGTCGAAAGAAAAAGAAGCTTCCATCGATTTGGGCCACGACTACGATGGGATCCGCGAACTGGATAACCGGCTGCCGCCGTGGTGGCTTTATGGATTTTACCTTACCATCATTTTCGGCGTAATCTACCTGTGGCGCTTCCATGTTTCGGAAACCGCGCCTTCCAGCGCGGAAGAGTTCCGCATCGCCATGGAAAACGCGGAACGTGAGCAGGAGGAATACCTTAAAAAAGCCGCCAACCGTGTAGATGAGAGCAATGTGGAAATGATCAGTGATGCCGCACAACTCACCGCGGGCAAAAATGTGTTCATCGCCAGCTGTGTGGCCTGTCATGGCAAAGCGGGTGAAGGTGGCGTAGGCCCCAATCTTACAGATGCGTACTGGCTGCACGGCGGTTCTGTGAAAGATATTTTCAAAACAATTAAATATGGTGTTCCTGAAAAAGGGATGAAGGCCTGGAAAGATGATTTCTCGCCTTCACAGATCGCGCAACTGGCATCGTATATCAGAACATTGAAAGGAACGAATCCCGCCGGGGCGAAGGAGAAGCAGGGGGATTTGTTTGAGGAATAAGTTCACGCAAAGACGCGAGGGGGCAAGGACGCAAAGCCTTGATGGTTGGGATCGTTCTTGCAGCTTTTATTGCTGGTCTTCTTATAACAAAGTTTATTAATAGTAGCTCAACTAATTGCAGTGCGAATAGCATCATTTACATACATCTTAAAAAGCATCGGGGTTTCATCCAATAAACCACCCCTTGCGTCCTTGCTCCCTCGCGTCTTTGCGTGAAAAATAACCACTATAGAAAACAAAAAATGCCCGATCCATCCAACATACCATCACAAACCTTCCGCGACACCCTCGCCACCGTTTCCGCCACCGGTAAGCGCAACTGGATTTACGCGCAACAGCCAAAAGGAAAATGGTACACCCGTCGCACGGTATTGAGTTGGGCCTATTTTATATTGTTCTTCAGCGTGC encodes the following:
- a CDS encoding cbb3-type cytochrome c oxidase N-terminal domain-containing protein; this translates as MFSISMLQKYIPALCLTALLLPTQLRAEGPPRPSEIEHPVAIVLLVVIVGLLIAIGVLANVVLGASQVFREKMEKLKKAAQATTILFLLFMAVPAFAQEETAQPAAVPFQAVEGLSNFSFFTMMSIIALELIIIVALLFNLRFLLGLQKVKTPVAEAEKKQGPSWFEKWNGFVSKEKEASIDLGHDYDGIRELDNRLPPWWLYGFYLTIIFGVIYLWRFHVSETAPSSAEEFRIAMENAEREQEEYLKKAANRVDESNVEMISDAAQLTAGKNVFIASCVACHGKAGEGGVGPNLTDAYWLHGGSVKDIFKTIKYGVPEKGMKAWKDDFSPSQIAQLASYIRTLKGTNPAGAKEKQGDLFEE